The Carnobacterium sp. 17-4 genome has a window encoding:
- the arcC gene encoding carbamate kinase — protein sequence MTKRKIVVALGGNAILSNNASAQAQQQALEETAEYLVKFIENGDDLVISHGNGPQVGNLLLQQIAGATPNNPAMPLDTCVAMTQGSIGYWMQNALGRALEKRNIDKQVVSLITQVIVDEADPAFEQPSKPIGPFLSKEEAEAEMKRSQAVFKEDSGRGWRKVVPSPKPISIKEHIVINQLVENGVIPITVGGGGIPVVKRDNELRGVEAVIDKDFASQKLAELIQADLLVVLTGVDNIYINFNQPNQKQLNEVTITEMKGYIAEHQFAAGSMLPKVEAAIAFVENSKNGKAIVTSLENIEYVLTEGAGTIITK from the coding sequence ATGACAAAAAGAAAAATCGTTGTTGCTTTAGGTGGAAATGCGATATTGTCAAATAATGCAAGTGCTCAAGCACAACAACAAGCACTTGAAGAAACAGCAGAATATTTGGTGAAATTTATTGAGAATGGTGATGACTTGGTTATTTCACATGGCAACGGACCACAAGTAGGGAATTTATTGTTGCAACAGATTGCAGGAGCTACACCTAATAATCCAGCTATGCCGCTAGATACCTGTGTAGCTATGACTCAAGGAAGCATTGGGTACTGGATGCAAAATGCACTTGGTCGGGCCTTAGAGAAACGAAATATAGATAAACAAGTGGTCTCATTGATCACCCAGGTAATTGTTGATGAGGCAGACCCTGCATTTGAGCAGCCAAGTAAACCCATTGGACCATTCCTGTCTAAAGAAGAAGCTGAAGCAGAAATGAAACGATCTCAAGCCGTTTTTAAAGAAGACTCTGGAAGAGGTTGGCGCAAAGTAGTTCCTTCACCAAAACCAATCAGCATTAAAGAGCATATTGTGATCAATCAATTAGTAGAAAATGGTGTGATCCCAATAACGGTTGGTGGAGGCGGTATTCCAGTTGTAAAAAGGGATAATGAGCTAAGAGGTGTTGAAGCTGTAATTGATAAGGATTTTGCCTCTCAAAAACTAGCAGAATTGATACAAGCGGACTTACTGGTTGTGTTGACGGGCGTCGATAATATCTACATCAATTTTAATCAACCCAATCAAAAACAACTAAATGAAGTAACCATTACAGAAATGAAAGGCTATATTGCTGAGCATCAATTTGCTGCAGGAAGTATGTTGCCTAAAGTAGAGGCTGCAATTGCTTTTGTAGAAAATTCAAAAAACGGAAAAGCTATCGTCACATCTTTAGAAAATATCGAATACGTTTTAACAGAAGGAGCGGGAACAATTATTACAAAGTGA
- the arcD gene encoding arginine-ornithine antiporter, translating to MEDKKVGLVPLIALVVGSIIGGGIFNLMSDMAVEASVGPVIIGWIIAGVGMGFLAFCFQNLSAKRPDLDAGIYSYAREGFGKYMGFNSAWGYWLSAFLGNVAYGTLLFSSIGYFFPVFGDGQNLASVIGASVMLWLVHALILKGVETASFINAIVTAAKLIPLAIFFVAMFVAFKLDVFTADFWGTISGNFSFKEVMDQVQGTMLVTVWVFIGIEGAVVFSGRAKHKSDVGKATIIGLVTVIAIYLLTTILSMAVLTRPELADLPQPAMAYLLESVVGKWGAVLINIGVIISVSGAWLAWTMFAAELPFQAAKQGAFPKFFIKENKNGAPVNSLLFTNILIQLFLFTFLISSRAYNFAFSLASSAILIPYAFTAFYQLKLSLMETSDTKRRNQNIFIGIVASIYAIWLIYAGGVDYLLLTMLLYAPGIIIYAWVQRENKEKIFTKSEWIAATVIVLLFILAIVQIANGSIDISNM from the coding sequence GTGGAAGATAAAAAAGTAGGCTTGGTTCCTTTAATTGCCCTAGTTGTGGGCTCAATTATTGGTGGCGGAATTTTTAATCTAATGTCCGATATGGCTGTAGAAGCTTCTGTAGGTCCTGTAATCATTGGTTGGATTATAGCTGGCGTAGGAATGGGTTTCTTGGCATTTTGCTTTCAAAATTTATCTGCTAAGCGTCCGGATTTAGATGCTGGAATTTATAGTTATGCAAGAGAAGGATTCGGGAAATATATGGGATTCAACTCAGCATGGGGTTATTGGTTGTCAGCATTCTTAGGAAATGTTGCTTATGGAACATTATTATTCAGCTCAATTGGGTACTTTTTTCCTGTGTTTGGAGACGGTCAGAACTTAGCTTCGGTTATCGGGGCATCTGTCATGCTTTGGTTGGTTCACGCACTTATATTAAAAGGAGTCGAAACAGCTTCCTTTATCAATGCGATCGTTACAGCTGCGAAATTGATTCCGTTAGCCATCTTTTTTGTAGCCATGTTTGTAGCCTTTAAATTAGATGTTTTTACAGCTGATTTTTGGGGAACTATCTCCGGAAATTTTTCATTTAAAGAAGTGATGGATCAAGTTCAAGGTACGATGTTAGTTACGGTATGGGTATTTATTGGTATTGAGGGAGCAGTTGTCTTCTCAGGTCGAGCTAAGCATAAATCTGATGTTGGTAAAGCGACAATTATCGGTTTAGTAACCGTGATTGCCATTTATCTACTAACAACGATTTTATCAATGGCCGTTTTAACTAGACCTGAATTAGCCGACTTGCCTCAGCCTGCAATGGCTTATTTGTTAGAAAGTGTCGTCGGTAAGTGGGGTGCGGTATTGATCAATATTGGTGTGATCATTTCTGTATCGGGTGCTTGGCTTGCTTGGACTATGTTTGCAGCTGAATTGCCATTTCAAGCAGCGAAACAAGGTGCTTTCCCTAAATTTTTTATTAAAGAAAATAAAAATGGCGCACCTGTTAATTCGTTGTTATTTACAAATATACTGATTCAATTATTCTTATTTACCTTTTTAATTAGTTCAAGAGCTTACAATTTCGCTTTTTCATTGGCTTCATCAGCCATTTTAATTCCTTATGCATTTACAGCATTTTATCAATTAAAACTGTCATTGATGGAAACAAGTGACACAAAACGGCGTAATCAAAATATTTTTATTGGAATAGTAGCTAGTATTTATGCTATTTGGCTGATTTATGCAGGTGGAGTGGATTACTTACTGCTAACAATGTTGTTGTACGCACCAGGAATCATTATTTATGCTTGGGTACAAAGAGAAAATAAAGAAAAAATATTTACTAAGAGTGAATGGATTGCAGCAACAGTTATTGTCCTTCTGTTTATACTAGCAATCGTACAAATTGCAAATGGTTCAATTGATATTAGTAATATGTAG